The sequence below is a genomic window from Lelliottia sp. JS-SCA-14.
TGATCATCTGCATGTGGCCGTTGATCTCGTCGGCACCATCCACGTAGATCCCCAGACGATCCACTTCGTTCAGATCGAAGACCGTAATGCCGAGACTTTTCAGCTTTTCCGTGGAAGCATCGGAGCTGGATACCGCGCCCTCGATTTGCCCTTTCATCGTGCCGAGCGCATCAATAAAATGTGCGGCGGTCGAGCCCGTCCCTACGCCAACAATAGTGCCGGGTTGTACATACTGGAGAGCGGCCCATCCTACTGCTTTTTTCAGTTCATCCTGCGTCATGATCGTTCTGCCTGTGGTGTGAAAACTCAGGGCGCATTATAGAACATGCGGGCGGGGAATGTCCCTGTGACCGGTGTCACATTAACGAGCAAAGCTCTGACAGATCCGATGTGGTCGGAATTGGTCTGTCACAAAGGTAAATTTGTGTCATAGTGCAGAATCAGCAAAATTCAGGAGTACTGCCCCGCAATGAAACGTCCGGACTACAGAACACTACAGGCGCTTGATGCCGTCATTCGTGAACGAGGTTTTGAGCGCGCGGCGCAAAAGCTGTGCATCACTCAATCCGCCGTATCACAGCGAATCAAACAGCTTGAGAATATGTTCGGACAACCGCTGCTGGTGCGTACGGTTCCACCACGTCCGACGGAGCAAGGGCAGAAGCTGCTCGCCCTGCTGCGTCAGGTTGAGCTGCTGGAAGAGGAGTGGCTGGGCGATGAACAGACCGGATCCACGCCGCTGCTGCTGTCGCTGGCGGTCAACGCCGACAGTCTGGCTACCTGGCTGTTGCCTGCCCTCTCCACCGTGCTGGCCGACTCACCGATCCGTCTCAATTTGCAGGTGGAAGATGAAACCCGTACTCAGGAACGTCTGCGTCGCGGCGAAGTGGTCGGGGCCGTCAGTATTCAGCCGCAGGCGCTGCCAAGCTGCCTGGTCGATCAACTCGGCGCGCTGGACTACCTGTTTGTCGGCTCCAGAGAGTTTGCGGATCGCTACTTCCCGAACGGCGTCACCCGCGCCGCGCTGCTGAAAGCGCCCGCCGTGGCGTTCGACCATCTCGACGATATGCACCAGGCGTTTTTACAGCAAAACTTCGACCTGCCGCCGGGCAGCGTGCCCTGTCATATCGTGAACTCGTCGGAAGCCTTCGTGCAGCTGGCGCGTCAGGGAACCACCTGCTGCATGATCCCGCATCTGCAGATTGAGAAAGAGTTGAAGAGCGGTGAGCTCATCGACTTAACGCCAGGGCTGTATCAGCGTCGGATGTTGTACTGGCACCGGTTTGCGCCGGAAAGCCGAATGATGCGCAACGTTACCGATGCACTGCTGGCTTATGGGCATAAGGTGTTGAGGCAGGATTAAAAAAGCCGGGTTACCCCGGCTTTTTTATTATTGTTGTGCTGGTGCAGCGGCTGGTGCCGTCTGCTGACCCTGTGCCGGTTCAAGCTGGAACACCACATCGACCTGATCGTCGAACTGAATAGTCGGCTGTTCGTAAGTTTCCTGCGCAGAAGCCGGGGCGGCATCTGCCTTCATCATGCGAACCATCGGGCTCGGCTGATAGTTAGAGACGTGGTAACGCACGCTATACACCGGGCCAAGCTTCGATTTGAAGCCAGACGCCAGCTGCTCTGCCTGACGCACAGCGTCATCAATTGCCGCTTTACGCGCTTCGTCTTTGTATTTCTCTGGTTGCGCAACGCCCAGCGACACGGAACGAATTTCGTTCAGCCCCGCTTTCAGCGCGCCATCCAGCAGCGAGTTCAGCTTGTCCAGCTGACGCAAGGTCACTTCAACAGTACGTACCGCGCGGTAGCCTTTCAGAATGCTTTTGCCATTCTGATAGTCGTAATCGGGCTGGGTGCGCAGATTCGCCGAGTTAATGTCTTTTTTCGCGACGCCATTCTGCTCAAGGAAAGAGAGATATTGCGCAACGCGATCGTCAGCCTGTTTCTTGGCGGACGCCGCATCTTTTGCCGCGACGTTCACTTCAATCGCAAGCGTTGCAACATCAGGAACCGCGTCCACGCTTGCGGTACCGGAAGTGACAATGTGCGGTCCATTTGGCAATTCGTTTGCCTGTACCGACACTGCGCCTAAACCTACTAATGCCGCCAGGGCCATCACTTTAAACTTCACTGTTATTCCTCCATGTTGCGAAGTGCCCACCGAAGGGCGCATGCCAGCAAGCTTAGCGCGTCTGTTTCAGTTGTCCATAAGACAACGCTTAGTTGAACAATACCTGCACGTGATTAATCCCCTCTTTCGCCAGCTGGAAGGCGATAACCCACATCACCACGCCGACCAGAATATTAATGATGCGCTGTGCTTTGGCGGTGCGTAAACGCGGGGCGAGCCAGGCGGCCAGTATCGCAAGGCCAAAGAACCACAGGAAGGAGGCACTCACCGTCCCCAGCGCGAACCAGCGTTTGGGTTCCACATCCAACTGACCGCCCAGGCTGCCCAGTACCACGAAGGTATCCAGATAGACGTGCGGATTGAGCCAGGTGACCGCCAGCATGGTGGCGATAATCTTCCAGCGCCCCTGCTTCATCACCTCGGCGCTGGCCAGTTCGAGATTGCTGCTCATGGCGGTTTTCAGCGCGCCAAAGCCGTACCACAGCAGGAACGCCACGCCGCCCCAGGTCACCAGCGCCAGCAGCCACGGGGATTGCATCAGCAGTGCGCTGCCGCCAAAAATTCCGGCGCAAATCAGCACTAAATCGCTGACGGCACAGAGCATCGCAATCATTAAATGATATTGCCTGCGGATCCCCTGATTCATGACAAACGCATTCTGAGGACCGAGAGGAAGGATCATGGCCGCGCCAAGCACAAGGCCTTGAAAATAATAAGATAACATGCAAAATAATCTCACAGGATTGTCGTTACGGCAGACTATACTGCGAGATCGTCATTAGAGGAAATTGATAATTTTAATCCCTAATAAGTGTGACTAATAATCGCGGATTGGGATTACGACAAACGTTTTCATTGAGGATTTAGCGTATGCTGAAGGTACCAGCAACCGTACCAAAGGAATGGATATGAAGCATAACGCGAAGGCTTTACT
It includes:
- the argP gene encoding DNA-binding transcriptional regulator ArgP, with product MKRPDYRTLQALDAVIRERGFERAAQKLCITQSAVSQRIKQLENMFGQPLLVRTVPPRPTEQGQKLLALLRQVELLEEEWLGDEQTGSTPLLLSLAVNADSLATWLLPALSTVLADSPIRLNLQVEDETRTQERLRRGEVVGAVSIQPQALPSCLVDQLGALDYLFVGSREFADRYFPNGVTRAALLKAPAVAFDHLDDMHQAFLQQNFDLPPGSVPCHIVNSSEAFVQLARQGTTCCMIPHLQIEKELKSGELIDLTPGLYQRRMLYWHRFAPESRMMRNVTDALLAYGHKVLRQD
- a CDS encoding oxidative stress defense protein; this encodes MKFKVMALAALVGLGAVSVQANELPNGPHIVTSGTASVDAVPDVATLAIEVNVAAKDAASAKKQADDRVAQYLSFLEQNGVAKKDINSANLRTQPDYDYQNGKSILKGYRAVRTVEVTLRQLDKLNSLLDGALKAGLNEIRSVSLGVAQPEKYKDEARKAAIDDAVRQAEQLASGFKSKLGPVYSVRYHVSNYQPSPMVRMMKADAAPASAQETYEQPTIQFDDQVDVVFQLEPAQGQQTAPAAAPAQQ
- the argO gene encoding arginine exporter ArgO, giving the protein MLSYYFQGLVLGAAMILPLGPQNAFVMNQGIRRQYHLMIAMLCAVSDLVLICAGIFGGSALLMQSPWLLALVTWGGVAFLLWYGFGALKTAMSSNLELASAEVMKQGRWKIIATMLAVTWLNPHVYLDTFVVLGSLGGQLDVEPKRWFALGTVSASFLWFFGLAILAAWLAPRLRTAKAQRIINILVGVVMWVIAFQLAKEGINHVQVLFN